ccaatttgaaaaaaaatgttaaaattgtcagaagtgataacggaagtgaatttatgggcttgaaagaatattttgatgaacaagggatgttgcatcagacttcctgtgtaggaacacctcaacaaaatggccaagtggaaagaaaacatcgccatattcttaatgTGGCAAGAGCCTTGCGTTTCCAAGCAAATTTACCCATAGAATTTTGGCGAGAATGTGTACTTGCAGCCGAGTATTTGATTAATAGGACTCTATCTATGTTATTAAATAGTAAAACACCATATGAGATGCTCTTTGGGAAAGTACCTTCTTACAAACACGTTCTGGTTTTCGGTTGTTTGTGCTATGCATATAATCTGAATCGGGTTAAAGATAAATTTGGTAGTATAAGTCATAGGTGTATTTTTATTGGGTatccatttgaaaagaagagatggaaattgtatgatttggaaaataaagaatactttgtatcaagagacgtggtattcactgaaacagaatttccatatgcaaatgagaaaacaataggtgatgaactcattaaaaatggagttgaggagttgggtgatgaagttgatggtttagagaacaacttgggaaaggagcacgatgaaagtgtgggtagagaaagtgaggtgaatcctgaaacggaagaattgatccatgaaaacagtgagggagtggatagaggtgaagttgttgaagagcaactaggtaggggacaaagggccaagcaacctagtgttcgtttgaaggattatgtgacaaacgccatcaaaacaagcccctcggtatgctcaccttcccaatctgattcctcaggtatgccttactctatagcacattatgtgggttatgataaattctctgcacaacaccgatgttttttggcagccattactacaggacatgaaccaagctcttatgcagaagcagttaaggatgaacggtggagagcgactatgagaaaagaaatacaggctttggaggataatggtacatggacagttgaaaatttgccatttgggaagaaagcaataggaagcaagtgagtatacaaaattaaatacaattttgatggaagtgttgaatgATACAAGGCGCGGTTAGTGATATTAGAAAATAATCAAGTTGAAGGCATAGATTATCATTATCATAAGACTTTTGCTCCTATAACAAAAATGGTTACTGTGCGCACCTTTCTTGCCGTTGCGGCTGCAAAGAATTGGGAACTCCATCAGATGGATGTCCAAAATGCTTTCTTACATGGTGATTTGGAGGAAGAGGTTTACATGAAGATGCCACCTAGATTTGCTTCTCAATCACCAGGGAAGGTATGTAAACTCTGGAAATCTCTATACGGTTTGCGGCAAGCACCTAGATGTTGGTTTGCGAAATTGGCTGCATCTCTGAAAGCTTATGGATTTCAGCAATCATATTCAGATTActctttgttcactttttgaGGTGGGACTATTCAATTGAATGTgcttatttatgtggatgaccttattatctccagcaatgatgtttccgctgtacaaaaattcaagaactatttgagtcgttggtttcatatgaaagacttagggaagctGAAATTTTTCTTAGGGATTAAAGTAACCAGAAACTTGAATGGTATTTTCTTGTGTCAACGTAAGTATGCGTTGGATGTAATTTCAGAAGTTAGATTACTGGGTTGCAAGCCAGCTAAAACTCCTCTTGAACAAAATCACAAGCTGGCCCTTACTGAGAGTGATGATGTGGTGACCCTGCTCAGTATAGGCGTCTGGTGGGACAGCTTATTTATTTAACAATAACTCGGTCCGAGTTGTCTTATTGTGTGCATATTCTTGCTTAGTTAATGCAACAACCGAAGAAAGCTCATTGAGAGGCAGCTGTTAGAGTTGTGCATTATTTGAAAGGAAATCTAGGTCAGGGTATACTACTGCGTGCCAATTGTGATCTCAAATTGTCTTCTTACTGTGATTCTGATTGGACTAGCTGTCCTTTGACGAGACGGTCTTTGATCTGTTATTTTATTCTTTTGGGTGAATCCCCTATCTCGTGGAAGACTAAAAAGCAATAGACAGTGTCTCGCTCATTCGCTGAAGCTGAATATCGGTCTATGAGTACTACAACTTGTGAACTTAAATGGTTGAAAGGATTATTGAATTCTCTTGGTGTGGCGCATACTGAACCTATGAGTTTGTATTGTGATAGTCAGGCAGCTCTGCATATAGCTACTAATCCTGTCTATCATGAACGTACCAAGCATACTGAAGTGGACTGTCATTTTATCCGTGATGAAATATTGAATGGTAACATTCGAACAGATTATGTACGTAGTTCAATGTAACCTGCAAATATCTTCACAAAGGCGTTGAGAAATGATCAGTTTGACTTTCTTCTTCACAAGTTGGGCATTTGAAATCTCCATGCTTCAACTTGAGGGGGGGGGTATtggaaaggcagctgttagctgccacttattttgcatttatttagaaATTTTTGTGTACATATCTGTTATTAtcttttgttgtatgattctgatacaattttgatagtttagcttgattagaaacctatttgttagctgtaattttttatatatatatttgatttctGGGGTAATAaagattaaaatttttattccaaaatttcttagttcttttacataTCTTCTAAAAGGATCAATAAGTGTCCTACAAAATAATAGTGAAAGCTTTTCAGGTGAGTAGATGATTGTGCATTCCAAAACGAAAGTGAGATTATGGCCTTCTTTTTGTGCAGCATTATAATCATTTACTTGCTATGTATTTTATACTTTCTCCCATCTCCTGGCCTCCATCATGGGGaaagagatgaaaaaaaaaaaaaaacttataatgGAATGATCAATGATGCTTATGTCAGGGCAGGCCTGTAGAATAATTCATTAAATGGATGTTAATTGATGCCTAATCAAAATAGATAATCAACAATccataattagggttttgagtatCTTCTAGACATGTATATAAGCATCAAAAAGTCTTCACCTTCCAATAATAAGATATAGAGAAAAATAACACGTTGAAAATTATTTTGAAGCATCCTAAAAGTCAAGAATTAATCATGATGGCCCAATGATCCAAACCATTTTGACAAAATCAAAACCTAGAACATCAATTAGGTTGgctaaaaaaattgaagaatataTATAATATGGGCCCACAACTAAAATAAAAACAATCTTAAATGAGCATACCATAATTTATTGTATCTATTATGATATCTCACGACTACAAGGAATCGAATCCACCAATTTAACAGCCAGTGAAGCTttgatataataataaaattaattaaaattgagaCTACATATATTATTTCAAGatgaatttttattaatattgggcattataatttaattattttactttgCTTTGTAAATGTATTTTAGCTTCCATCATCTTTTGTTACATTTTGTACTCTATCTCCTAGAAAAAATTACTTAAATGAAACCTAACTCCATTTGGTTAGAGTCATGAATTAATGTACTCAAATATTTAACTTTGGGTTGGTTTCCTTTCATTCATAAAAAaaccatttttttaattttttggttGTTGAGTTTATCACCTAAttcttaaattaatattaaatcttATCTATTTATATATTTCGATATATTGAGTTAATTATAACCATCTCACCGTAGATTAATCAATATTACCTCTTGAACCAAATGCTATTCTGTTTCATTGTAACTGTTTTAATTTTGACATGATGGATTTACATTTATGATTATACTAGCTAATAAAGTTAAAGGGTATTTTTCTGTTTAATTTTTGAAGTTATAAAAATTTAGTCTTTatggttttaaaattttatgattttatctctgaaatttaattctattaacaaTTGGTCCTTCTGTCTAAAAttctcacaatttttcattattaGTCACAGAAAAAAATAATATCTCTTGTAATAACCCATGTATATAATTTCTCTTGCAAGTAGGGGAGGTTGTGATTGATGGATCAATTCTCTGTGATTGTTTGTCTTATGTATGTTGCTTTATCTTTTTGAtactccaaaaattttaaatgcgtTGAATTGTGTacgtttaaatttttaatttttttttatattattagataaatatttaaattgatgcaataaaattttattttattgttaattaaaaagtttattaAAGATGAGCATATAGTTTGACACGTTAATGTCCTTATCTCACCAATCATGCACAGTAAACTGTCATTGTCTAAGATCACTAAGTAGAAAACTACAATTCAAGGAAAACACTAATGCAAGCACTATTCAACAATTCAACAAGAAAATATTGGCAAAATATTATAAGATTGATTATAGAATAATCATCATCATACATCTTGTCATTCTTGTGtgcatattttaattaattgatatggaaatttatatcaattttaTATTCTAACatccataatatatatatatatctaagatGCAATTAATATATGATTGATAAAGAAAACAATGACATGAGTAGCATCCGAACAAATGTTCTTTCATTAATATGATATCATGCACATCACAGTACATGacaaggatatatatatatatatatacacaaattattattttattagacACGGATTATATTAGCAATCAAattaaattcaaactaaataattaCATTCAGATTAATAATCATaatacttaaaaaataaatataaaagaatatacatattgaaaaatgaaaagaaaaaaaagcttGATTTCAAGCATATACAGGAAAAAGTAAAAGTGGAAAATGGAAGCACCTTCTTTTCTTAGGCAAGCCCAAGAAATTCCTCTCAAAGATGCACGCttttgcatttaaaatattctatactatttttttttttcaaagatatTCTATACTGACTCGCATTCAAAATTTTCAAGCTTTGAATTTTTTCACCCTTCACAtctaattctctctctctctctctccaaagCAGTAAACAGTACAGTTCCTCTTTGTAGTAATGGCTTTTGCCTCTCTCGTTTCCAcctccacctctctctctctctctctctctctctctctctgtgtcaaGCAACTATCCTGAATAATTTCTACCctctttccctttctttttctttctaattattattattgttataattATTGTTCGTATTATGGGTTTTCTCTCTTGCAATGCAGAGTCTACAATAGCCACCTGCGATCCCTACAACTGGGATTGCAAGAGCAGGAAAAAGAAAACCAACAGAAACAAACCCAATAAGCCCTTTAAGATCAGGGACTTCACTTACCCGGAGCTATTAAAAGCCACCAAGGGGTTCTCCGCTGAGAGTTTTCTTGGCAAAGGCAGCCATGGCACCGTCTATAAAGCTTCTCTAGACGATGGTAAGCTTATAGCCGCCGTCAAGAAGACCTATCGAAACCCATCAATAAGCATCCACAGTAACTGCACCACTTGCACAACTCCTGCAGAGAACGAGATTGAGATACTCTCCAGAATACAGCACCCGAGGCTTGTTAACCTCATAGGCTTCTGCGTAGATTCTAAAGACAGGAAATTACTAGTTGTAGAATACATGCCAAATGGTTCTTTATACGATCTTTTACACTGTAGCTCCAGGCCGCCCAGTTGGACCAGGCGTATCCGGTTTGCTTTGCAAATAGCCAAGGCTGTTCAAGCTTTGCACTTGGCGAACACGCCGGTGATTCACAGAGACATAAAATCGTCAAATGTGTTGATCGACGAGAACTGGAACGCGAGGCTTGGAGATTTCGGGCTCGCCTTGAGAGGACACGTGGAGGATGTACGAGTCAAGTGCACGCCGCCGGCAGGGACTTTAGGGTACCTTGACCCAGGTTATCTTGCGCCTAGCGATTTAAGCACCAAGAGCGACGTTTTCAGTTTTGGGATCCTACTGTTGGAGGTGATCAGTGGCAGAAATGCAATTGATGTCAACTACAGCCCACCATCTATCGTCGACTGGGCAGTACCGTTGATAAAGCGCGGGGACTTCTCCAGTATTTGTGATCATAGAATCGGGTCGCCGGTGGACCCTGGAGTGATAAAGAATCTGGCAATTCTAGCGGCCAGGTGTGTGAGGTCCACTACGGAGAAGCGTCCCGGAATGACAGAGGTAGTTGAGGGATTGAAAATTATAAGTAAGAGAGTTCATGCGCCGCACATATGGAATAGCTTGAGGAGGCGCGTGGGACTAGCGGAAGAATCGCGGCCATTTGAGGCGGCAATTGATTCAAATGAAGAGGTTGTTAACGCTAACAAGGCTACTAGTAGAGTGGGGAGCAGAAGAAACAGAAAAGTATCGAGTGTTTCGAGTGTAGAGTTTGGAAATGAAACGATTGGATGGGCAGGGGAGCGGGTAATCAGATCAAAATCCATTGGTTCATTCGGCGATACAAAACTGGACGGATCTGAATCAAGAAGGAATGCAAGTGTAGCAGTGAAAATCCCACTAGTGAAGCTGAGCAAGTCAAGGTCCACGGGAGTACTTCACAGAAGCATCAAATCCAGAGAAATTGAGGCCTCTATTTCTGAGCTGTTAATAAGGTTGGACGAGAAGTCAGAGAAAGAAATGCAAGAGAAGCCACTGGTGATCTCCATCTAAAAAACTTGTTGGATTTGTTTTGAGTTGATGAATTTTGAGTATTCGACCCTGGTGGGTTTTGTTTATTGGGATTCATCAACCCACAACAGAATCTCTATAATCAATCCAGAATTCCAAATTCTTTTGCATTGGaattgtttttattttcttttttttctacatTCAAGTTTGTAATTCTCAGCATGTCATCAATATTTTCTAAAATCTAAAATCTCAGTTTGAATAGAGTTAACCATTGTTGGGCATCAATGATGTAGTATCAATCAAGTTAATTGAGAATATGTGGTCAATGCGAACCGTTATCTAAGCCCTACAAGAGAAGAGTGGGTGTTGTAGCTAACTTCCAAAAACATTTAATGCAGAGGGGGGTGCTCATGACTCTCGTTTGGAAGACAGGCAAACTGTTTGTATTGCAGATACAAGCCTTAAGGATTTAACATTTAAGCCTTCAAATCCAACATCTTTTTCTTGAATATGCCTTTGATTTCTTCTGTAATTGTGGTTTACAATTCATAGCATTGTTGGTCCACTCCATTAAATAATATCTATTTTTTTTGTCTTCCAATCAAAATATCACATATATATCACTTGTTTAGActcttactttatatatatatatatatatatatatatatatatatatatatatatatatatatatatatatatatatatatatatatgaagaacatttgaatttcaatttttaacgAAATTAGAAGGCACTCTGATTTCTTAGTTGTATCGGGCCATGAATTTTGTAGTTGATGATCTCTTTGTCATTGGGTAGATATGGTTATGGGTTTCGATGGGCCCATAAGACCACTACAGGCAGGCTGGGCTTTGCACTTAGAAAGAAAATGGACTTGCATTTATTGGAATCAAAACTCCATTTGACTGATCAACATTGAAAATACAAAAATTCCTGTATGTTGTTTCGGACCAGTGAAATCTTAGCTCCTGAAATCTTAGCTGAAGGTGATGAGTAATAGGTTTCTAATTTTGGTTTTGCTATCAGCTTAAGTCCTACTTAAAGTTTTAGCACATATaggaataaaattattatttatgttgaatatttatttataaatttaatttgaatttaaatgtgaaatattatttatttaaaataataatgttataattttaatttttaattaaaatttaaaatatactatgaaataaaaaaatttaaattattatgatataaattcaaaatataaataaaaaataaatattcaattattATAAGTAAACATTCCATTGTGTTGTACTGTTGTTattgaaaggaaaagaaaataagtACAAATTTCACAATATTTCATTCATTGAATTCCtcaaaaaaaagttttttttaattatcataataaataaattaaatttattttattaaaaaatcctTCAATTTCATGGATGCGACCTTTGTTTCAAAAGTAATTttacaaattcataaaattaaaagcaaaaaaatttcttatttttaaataaatttcagaAAAAACTTGACGACTGAAGTTTGTGGTTGACCTTAAAAAAGAACAAATTGGGCCAAAGTCCAAGTTGTAAGAAGATAGCCATCATATAGTAGGGGCGGCGTTAGGTTGTGTTTGGACCGCTAACCTTAACCTTAATCAGAACCGTGTCGTGCACTTCCAACAGTAATAATCGCACCGAACAAACTTTTAAATTGTCATAACAAACATGTGGAACCCAAACATTTTTCTTCTTTCTGTCAGACAGGCCACAGGGAGACTAATTTGAAGCAGAACCCGCGTAAACCTGAGTCCGGTGATTACTGATTAGTTGAGGTTCATTAGCCTAAAAAGCCTGGTTTTGGGAGTGGACTTTGACTTGGACTTATGTTAATAGGGGGCACAATTAATTTAAATGATAATtaagtttatttatttaatttattatttaagatttaaatatgatattattaaattaaaaatattaaataaaaaggcTGCCAAAAAGCATGGAaatggaaatcaagatcaaggccGGCCCATGTCTCTTACTTCTTTTGCCAGTCACGTCACAATCCTTGTCCCCGCCCCTCCCCCTCATCGCCTCTTTTCCCTCCCTCTGCATTCACAAGAGACAAACAAATAAAAGAATCTCAGTTATTGAAAAACGGTTAAAAATTTCTTGAAAAAAAGGCCTCTAACGGAACGGTAAATCTAGACTTACGAGTCACTCCGCAAAAACTCGTGTCCTTGTTTAGGGCACCTAACACAAACACACtgatctctctgtctctctctctctctctctctctctgaagtGAAAGAAAAGCAAAACACAAGGGGTGGTTGGTTTCCCGCCAGCTGACAAGAGAGTGACAGGAGTACGGGGTCAGTGCGTcgcgtcatatatatatatatatatatatatataagctttgATGGGCATACCTGACGGGATGTGTGGCTGTGATGGAGCCAAGAATATTATCGTAAGCTTGTGAATTGTACGCACGGTATGTTtgtcttaattattattattattattttgctttCGGGGTGTTTGGACGCAGTTCAAGTCCCAAGACATATAACCTCCTCCTCTCGCTCTGTCTCCGGTCTTCTCTCCATATAATCTGCAAGTTATCTTAGGCGTTGAGCCCCACCCATTTCTTCCCGATCATGTTCGAGTTTTGAGCTATCTCTTCTGAATATTCTTCACTGTTTTTGTTCTGAACTCTAGGGTTTTGCTCCTAGTTAATATTGCATGCTCCATAATTCTTTTCTTGTTGATCATATTTTTGGTGAAGTAAAACTAATATGTGcacaatttcaattttaaaagttttgttcatatcaattttatatattttctaaTTTCACATTGAATATGATGAAATTGTGACAGAATTTAGTGATTTGAtcaatttttatcattattgcTATTTTGTATCCTAACTGATAACTATCGAAGTAAGATAATATTGTATTTTAATGTTATAAttataatgttaattaagcaattagagttaaaaaatttatttaaaacaaaatatttagtTTAAATACAACGGTTAAAAGTTCAAGTTTCGACCATAAAACCGGACTTTGGATTGCTAAACCAAACGAACATCTAGAACTATTGGAACCGATGAAAATTAGATTGGAATTTCAGATTAATGGTAAATAATACAAAGAAATAAAAGTGAATTAAAAGACTAATGATCCTTTTAATTTGGTCACAACACAAGGGTTTGAAGATAATTATTCAGCGAGTTTGATGTCCATGAGGACATCCATTATTTATcagaatcatataaaatttattgtttatattttaaaaagaattatttttttttctaaaaaaagaaTTATCATTttcatgaaagaaaataaaaagattatataattttccaGAGTTGGAGAAATTTTGAATTGATGAACCGAGTGTAGTAGATATATGAGATTTTTGAGTGTGAATAATGCTGAATAGATTCATGATGGAAGGCGAAGTGGAAGTGCCAAAGATTATCTTGTCCCATATTCGCAAACACCGCCTTTCTCTTTCACATTTGCGTCACTTTTTCTTGACACTACCTACAGTACACGCTACCTCTCTGCCATCTTCCTTCCCCAACCTTAGCATATGTTTGGGCTAATTTCTACTTTTGCTTTTACTTTTATTGTATTAGCACTCACCACATATACAGTAAGAAGCAGACAACAGTGCACGCCACAATCGCCCAATTCCTTaatcaaagtttttttttttttttttgagaacaaTTACTTAATTAAAGTTCTAGCATATAAAGGAAAGGAAACTTTAAGCGATGATTTTTTcatgtaattaatttttttttttcgaggggtaaagaaagagaaaatggaaagtAAATGAGAGGCTTTCGAGTAAGACACATCTTTTCTGCAGGCCGGGGATTGATGGCCACTCCCTCTTCTTAACCTCTTATCTTCTCTCATTATGagctcatttttattttcttgacCTTTGTTA
This is a stretch of genomic DNA from Hevea brasiliensis isolate MT/VB/25A 57/8 chromosome 12, ASM3005281v1, whole genome shotgun sequence. It encodes these proteins:
- the LOC110667183 gene encoding serine/threonine-protein kinase-like protein At1g28390, which gives rise to MGFLSCNAESTIATCDPYNWDCKSRKKKTNRNKPNKPFKIRDFTYPELLKATKGFSAESFLGKGSHGTVYKASLDDGKLIAAVKKTYRNPSISIHSNCTTCTTPAENEIEILSRIQHPRLVNLIGFCVDSKDRKLLVVEYMPNGSLYDLLHCSSRPPSWTRRIRFALQIAKAVQALHLANTPVIHRDIKSSNVLIDENWNARLGDFGLALRGHVEDVRVKCTPPAGTLGYLDPGYLAPSDLSTKSDVFSFGILLLEVISGRNAIDVNYSPPSIVDWAVPLIKRGDFSSICDHRIGSPVDPGVIKNLAILAARCVRSTTEKRPGMTEVVEGLKIISKRVHAPHIWNSLRRRVGLAEESRPFEAAIDSNEEVVNANKATSRVGSRRNRKVSSVSSVEFGNETIGWAGERVIRSKSIGSFGDTKLDGSESRRNASVAVKIPLVKLSKSRSTGVLHRSIKSREIEASISELLIRLDEKSEKEMQEKPLVISI